A window of the Proteus terrae subsp. cibarius genome harbors these coding sequences:
- the wecB gene encoding non-hydrolyzing UDP-N-acetylglucosamine 2-epimerase, producing the protein MKVLTVFGTRPEAIKMAPLVHALANDDSFEAKVCVTAQHREMLDQVLNLFEIKPDYDLNIMKPGQDLTDITCRILEGLKPVLASFQPDVVLVHGDTTTTMAASLAAFYQRIPVGHVEAGLRTGNLYSPWPEEANRTIAGHLAMYHFAPTETAKLNLVREAVADKNIFVTGNTVIDALFWVSDRVMGNQTLLNELAVNYPFIQPDKKMILVTGHRRESFGGGFERICQALAEIALAHPDVEVVYPVHLNPNVSEPVQRILHGIDNIKLIQPQDYLPFVYLMNHAYLILTDSGGIQEEAPSLGKPVLVMRDTTERPEAVEAGSVRLVGTDTKRIVSEVTSLLTDENAYHQMSKATNPYGDGHACQRILEALKKNQVTL; encoded by the coding sequence GTGAAAGTGTTGACTGTTTTTGGCACACGCCCTGAAGCGATAAAAATGGCACCTTTAGTGCACGCTTTAGCAAATGATGATTCGTTTGAAGCGAAGGTATGTGTTACGGCCCAACATCGAGAAATGCTTGATCAGGTATTAAATCTTTTTGAGATCAAACCAGATTACGATCTCAATATTATGAAACCAGGACAAGATTTAACGGATATTACCTGTCGTATTTTAGAAGGGTTAAAACCAGTATTAGCGTCATTTCAACCTGATGTTGTTTTGGTACATGGTGATACAACAACGACCATGGCAGCAAGTTTAGCCGCATTCTATCAACGAATTCCTGTTGGCCATGTGGAAGCTGGGTTACGTACTGGCAATCTTTATTCCCCTTGGCCTGAAGAGGCAAACCGTACTATTGCAGGGCATCTTGCAATGTATCACTTTGCACCAACAGAAACTGCAAAATTAAATTTGGTGCGAGAAGCGGTTGCGGATAAAAATATTTTTGTCACAGGAAATACGGTAATTGATGCGTTGTTTTGGGTAAGTGACAGAGTGATGGGCAATCAAACACTCTTAAATGAGCTTGCTGTAAACTATCCATTTATTCAGCCTGATAAGAAAATGATCTTGGTAACAGGGCATCGTCGAGAAAGTTTTGGTGGTGGTTTTGAACGTATCTGCCAAGCTTTAGCTGAAATTGCATTAGCACACCCAGATGTAGAAGTTGTCTATCCTGTTCACTTAAATCCTAATGTGAGTGAACCGGTTCAACGTATCCTTCATGGTATTGATAATATTAAATTAATACAGCCACAAGATTATCTCCCATTCGTTTATTTAATGAATCATGCTTACCTTATTTTGACCGATTCTGGTGGAATTCAAGAAGAAGCCCCTTCATTAGGTAAGCCAGTTCTTGTAATGCGAGACACAACGGAGCGCCCAGAAGCTGTTGAAGCGGGCTCTGTTCGCTTAGTGGGAACAGATACTAAACGTATTGTTAGCGAAGTAACCTCTTTATTGACAGACGAAAACGCGTATCACCAAATGAGTAAGGCGACAAACCCTTATGGTGATGGTCATGCCTGCCAACGTATTCTTGAAGCATTGAAAAAAAATCAGGTGACATTATGA
- the wecC gene encoding UDP-N-acetyl-D-mannosamine dehydrogenase — protein MSFETISVIGLGYIGLPTAAAFASRKKSVIGVDVNQHAVDTINKGQIHIVEPDLDKVVKQAVEEGHLKAYTTPQPADAYLIAVPTPFKGEHEPDLAYVEAAARSIAPVLKKGDLIILESTSPVGSTEKMAEWLAEARPDLTFPHQQGEDADIDVAYCPERVLPGQVMIELIRNDRVVGGMNRKSSERASELYKIFLEGECVITNARTAEMCKLTENSFRDVNIAFANELSLICADQDINVWELISLANRHPRVNILQPGPGVGGHCIAVDPWFIVSQNPKQSRLIHTARLVNDGKPVWVIDQVKAAVADCLTETGKRANEIKIACFGLAFKPNIDDLRESPAMNITKQVADWHSGTTFAVEPNIHELPTKLKGITELVSIEQALKDADIVLMLVDHQQFKAIPGSKVTQKWIVDTKGVWR, from the coding sequence ATGAGTTTTGAAACTATTTCTGTTATCGGCCTCGGCTACATTGGTTTACCTACAGCGGCAGCTTTTGCCTCTCGTAAAAAAAGCGTCATCGGTGTTGATGTTAATCAGCATGCAGTTGATACGATAAATAAAGGTCAAATTCACATTGTTGAGCCTGATCTTGATAAAGTCGTTAAACAAGCGGTTGAAGAAGGCCATTTAAAAGCCTATACCACGCCACAGCCAGCAGATGCTTACCTTATTGCTGTACCTACACCATTTAAAGGTGAGCATGAGCCTGATTTGGCTTATGTTGAAGCAGCAGCACGCTCTATCGCACCTGTATTGAAAAAAGGTGATCTTATTATTCTAGAATCAACCTCACCAGTTGGCTCTACTGAAAAAATGGCTGAGTGGTTAGCGGAAGCTCGCCCAGACTTAACATTCCCTCATCAACAAGGTGAAGATGCTGATATCGATGTAGCTTACTGTCCTGAGCGTGTATTACCGGGTCAAGTGATGATTGAACTTATCCGCAATGACCGTGTTGTGGGTGGTATGAATCGTAAATCATCAGAGCGTGCAAGCGAGTTATACAAAATCTTCCTTGAAGGTGAATGTGTTATTACTAATGCACGTACCGCAGAAATGTGTAAGCTAACTGAAAATAGTTTCCGTGATGTTAATATTGCGTTTGCTAACGAATTATCACTGATTTGTGCTGACCAAGATATCAATGTGTGGGAGCTAATTAGTTTGGCGAACCGCCATCCTCGCGTCAACATTTTACAACCAGGCCCAGGCGTTGGCGGGCATTGTATTGCCGTTGACCCTTGGTTTATCGTGTCACAAAATCCAAAACAATCTCGTTTAATTCACACTGCCCGTTTGGTCAATGATGGCAAACCAGTGTGGGTTATCGATCAAGTTAAAGCCGCTGTTGCTGATTGCCTTACTGAAACAGGTAAACGTGCAAACGAAATTAAGATTGCCTGCTTTGGTTTAGCTTTTAAGCCTAATATCGATGACTTACGTGAAAGCCCAGCAATGAATATCACTAAACAAGTCGCTGATTGGCACAGTGGTACGACATTCGCAGTTGAACCTAATATTCATGAATTACCAACAAAATTGAAAGGGATCACAGAATTAGTATCAATAGAGCAAGCATTGAAAGATGCGGATATTGTCTTAATGTTAGTTGATCATCAACAGTTTAAAGCGATCCCCGGTAGTAAAGTTACTCAAAAATGGATTGTAGATACTAAAGGAGTATGGCGTTGA
- the rffG gene encoding dTDP-glucose 4,6-dehydratase, translating to MKRILVTGGAGFIGSAVVRHIIDNTNDSVVVVDKLTYAGNLESLATVADSERYAFEQVDICDRAELDRLFAQYQPDVVMHLAAESHVDRSIDGPAAFIETNIVGTYTLLEAARHFWQVLPEEKKTAFRFHHISTDEVYGDLEGTDDFFTETTPYAPSSPYSASKASSDHLVRAWLRTYGLPTVITNCSNNYGPYHFPEKLIPLIILNAISGKPLPVYGKGEQIRDWLYVEDHARALYLVATTATPGKTYNIGGHNERRNIDVVKTICALLEELYPAKPEGVAQYVDLITYVKDRPGHDLRYAIDAAKIEAELGWKPEETFESGIRKTVLWYLNNETWWKRVLDGSYAGERLGLGN from the coding sequence TTGAAACGCATTCTAGTTACAGGTGGAGCCGGTTTTATCGGCTCTGCTGTTGTTCGACATATTATTGATAACACCAATGATAGCGTTGTTGTGGTGGATAAACTGACTTATGCCGGTAATTTAGAGTCATTAGCAACCGTAGCTGACAGTGAACGCTATGCCTTTGAGCAAGTCGATATCTGTGATAGAGCTGAGCTTGATCGCTTATTTGCTCAATATCAACCAGATGTTGTTATGCACTTAGCGGCAGAAAGCCATGTTGACCGTTCTATCGATGGCCCCGCTGCATTTATTGAAACCAATATTGTGGGTACTTACACCTTATTGGAAGCAGCTCGCCATTTTTGGCAAGTGCTACCTGAAGAGAAGAAAACGGCATTTCGTTTCCACCATATTTCAACAGATGAAGTGTATGGCGATTTAGAAGGTACAGATGATTTCTTTACTGAAACTACGCCTTATGCACCAAGTAGCCCATATTCTGCGTCTAAAGCTTCAAGTGACCATTTAGTTCGTGCTTGGTTGCGTACTTACGGTTTACCAACTGTGATCACGAACTGCTCGAATAACTACGGCCCTTACCATTTTCCTGAAAAGTTAATCCCATTAATTATCTTAAATGCGATTTCAGGAAAACCATTACCTGTTTATGGTAAAGGTGAACAGATCCGTGATTGGCTCTATGTTGAAGATCATGCTCGTGCCCTCTATTTAGTCGCAACAACAGCAACACCGGGTAAAACTTACAATATTGGTGGACACAATGAGCGTCGCAATATTGATGTTGTTAAAACGATTTGTGCGCTGTTAGAAGAGTTATATCCAGCAAAACCAGAAGGTGTTGCTCAGTATGTCGATCTCATCACTTATGTGAAAGACAGACCAGGTCATGACCTGCGCTATGCAATTGATGCAGCGAAAATTGAAGCTGAATTAGGTTGGAAACCAGAAGAGACATTTGAATCTGGCATTCGTAAAACTGTTTTGTGGTATTTAAATAACGAAACTTGGTGGAAACGAGTGTTAGATGGCTCTTATGCAGGTGAACGTCTAGGGCTTGGGAACTGA
- the rfbA gene encoding glucose-1-phosphate thymidylyltransferase RfbA: MKGIILAGGSGTRLHPITKGVSKQLLPIYDKPMIYYPLSVLMLAGIRDILIITTPDDMTSFQRLLGDGSAFGVHLQYKIQPSPDGLAQAFILGEEFIGDDHCCLVLGDNIYFGQGFSPKLKQVAQRERGATVFGYQVMDPERFGVVEFDDDFKVLSIEEKPEQPKSNWAVTGLYFYDNRVVDFAKRVKPSIRGELEITSINQMYLECGELNVELLGRGFAWLDTGTHDSLIEASTFVQTVEKRQGFKVACLEEIAWRNGWLSDDQVRESAKSLSKTGYGRYLLDLLHVRPRQY, encoded by the coding sequence ATGAAAGGTATTATTTTAGCGGGTGGCTCGGGTACACGACTGCATCCGATAACCAAAGGGGTATCGAAGCAATTATTGCCTATCTATGATAAACCCATGATCTATTATCCGCTTTCAGTTCTGATGCTCGCTGGTATTCGAGATATTTTGATCATTACAACACCAGATGATATGACCTCATTTCAGCGTTTATTGGGTGATGGTTCTGCATTTGGTGTTCATCTTCAATATAAAATTCAGCCATCTCCTGATGGCTTAGCCCAAGCCTTTATTTTGGGTGAGGAATTTATTGGTGATGATCATTGCTGTTTAGTTTTAGGCGATAATATCTATTTTGGTCAAGGGTTTAGTCCAAAACTGAAACAAGTTGCACAACGTGAACGTGGTGCAACAGTCTTTGGTTATCAAGTTATGGATCCTGAACGATTTGGTGTTGTTGAATTTGACGATGATTTTAAAGTGTTATCGATTGAAGAAAAACCAGAACAACCTAAATCTAATTGGGCTGTCACGGGGCTGTATTTCTACGATAACCGAGTGGTTGATTTTGCCAAACGAGTCAAACCTTCGATTCGTGGTGAATTAGAAATTACGTCGATTAATCAGATGTATCTTGAATGTGGTGAGCTTAATGTTGAACTACTCGGGCGTGGTTTTGCATGGTTAGATACCGGAACTCACGATAGTTTAATTGAAGCCAGTACCTTTGTTCAAACTGTTGAAAAACGCCAAGGATTTAAAGTGGCGTGTCTTGAAGAGATTGCTTGGCGTAATGGTTGGCTCAGTGATGATCAAGTAAGAGAAAGCGCAAAATCACTGTCTAAAACCGGTTATGGTCGCTATTTATTGGATTTATTACATGTCCGTCCTCGCCAATATTAA
- the rffC gene encoding dTDP-4-amino-4,6-dideoxy-D-galactose acyltransferase → MSVLANINYLEWESEYFSLKTGRLEFDTQAPVLTDEQLDVFAVVQAKVASHELSLIDKLSQLGFQFAEGEIDFKLSIGTENACKKTTEYCFRKANEDDIDLLMATASEAFVQSRFRTPWYQEGDSSRFYALWVKKAVLGTFDDICLLTYDAENNVSGFVTLRRLSENEARVGLLAVMPNRIGQGIGKQLMSAAKFWCQQQGVSTLYVATQISNIAASRLYTHSGGLIESTTYWLYRG, encoded by the coding sequence ATGTCCGTCCTCGCCAATATTAATTATCTTGAGTGGGAAAGTGAGTATTTTTCCCTCAAAACAGGGCGTCTTGAGTTTGATACACAAGCGCCCGTGTTAACAGACGAACAGCTTGATGTTTTTGCTGTGGTTCAAGCAAAAGTCGCATCTCATGAGCTTTCTCTCATCGATAAACTTAGCCAATTAGGTTTTCAATTTGCGGAAGGTGAAATTGATTTTAAACTTTCAATTGGCACAGAAAATGCTTGTAAGAAAACGACGGAATATTGTTTTAGAAAAGCCAATGAAGATGATATCGATTTATTGATGGCAACGGCTTCAGAGGCTTTTGTACAAAGTCGTTTTAGAACACCTTGGTATCAAGAAGGTGATAGCAGTCGTTTTTATGCATTATGGGTTAAAAAAGCGGTGTTAGGCACATTCGATGATATTTGCTTACTGACTTATGATGCTGAAAATAATGTCAGTGGTTTTGTCACTTTACGCCGTCTATCTGAAAATGAAGCAAGAGTGGGATTACTAGCGGTAATGCCCAACAGAATAGGACAAGGCATTGGTAAACAACTGATGTCGGCCGCGAAGTTTTGGTGTCAACAACAAGGTGTTTCGACCTTATATGTTGCAACACAGATCAGCAATATTGCAGCTTCGCGTTTATACACACACAGTGGGGGCCTAATAGAGAGCACCACTTATTGGTTATACAGGGGATAA
- the rffA gene encoding dTDP-4-amino-4,6-dideoxygalactose transaminase has product MIPFNKPPVVGTELEYMKQAMESGKLCGDGNFTKKCEKWLEEQFHCHKTLLTPSCTASLEMAAILLDIKPGDEVIMPSFTFVSTSNAFVLRGATIVFVDIRPDTMNIDETKIEAAITDKTRAIVPVHYAGVACEMDTIMAIAKKHNLFVIEDAAQGVMSTYKGKALGTIGHIGCYSFHETKNYSSGGEGGATLINDPDLINRAEVIREKGTNRSQFFRGQVDKYTWRDIGSSYLMSDLQAAYLWAQLEEAEKINERRLAFWQIYYDALTPLAEKGLLALPVVPEGLEHNAHMFYIKLKDIEQRTAFNDYMKEHGVLTVFHYVSLHTSPAGMKFGRFDGEDIFTTQESERLVRLPMFYNMTEEEQQTVIGHIRDFFA; this is encoded by the coding sequence ATGATTCCGTTTAATAAACCACCGGTTGTCGGCACAGAATTAGAATATATGAAACAAGCTATGGAAAGTGGCAAGCTCTGTGGTGATGGCAATTTCACAAAGAAATGTGAAAAGTGGTTAGAAGAACAATTTCATTGTCATAAAACGCTGTTAACACCATCTTGTACAGCATCGCTTGAAATGGCTGCTATCTTATTAGATATCAAGCCTGGCGATGAAGTCATTATGCCAAGTTTTACCTTTGTTTCGACCTCTAATGCGTTTGTATTACGTGGCGCAACCATTGTTTTCGTCGACATTCGTCCAGATACCATGAATATCGATGAAACAAAAATTGAAGCGGCAATCACAGATAAAACCCGCGCTATTGTTCCCGTTCATTACGCAGGTGTTGCGTGTGAAATGGATACGATTATGGCGATTGCGAAAAAACATAATCTGTTTGTTATTGAGGATGCTGCACAAGGTGTCATGTCAACTTACAAGGGTAAGGCTCTTGGCACAATTGGTCATATTGGATGCTATAGCTTCCATGAAACTAAAAACTACTCATCAGGCGGTGAGGGTGGTGCAACGCTGATTAACGATCCTGATTTAATCAATCGCGCAGAAGTTATCCGTGAAAAAGGTACCAATCGTAGCCAGTTTTTCCGTGGTCAGGTAGATAAATATACTTGGCGTGATATTGGTTCTAGTTACTTGATGTCAGACTTACAAGCAGCTTATTTATGGGCTCAACTTGAAGAAGCTGAAAAAATTAATGAGCGTCGTTTAGCATTTTGGCAGATTTACTATGATGCATTGACTCCATTAGCGGAAAAAGGCTTATTAGCGCTTCCAGTCGTTCCTGAAGGTTTAGAACACAATGCGCACATGTTCTATATCAAACTGAAAGATATCGAGCAACGTACCGCATTTAATGACTACATGAAAGAACACGGCGTTTTAACAGTGTTCCACTATGTGTCATTACATACCAGCCCAGCAGGTATGAAGTTTGGCCGCTTTGATGGTGAAGATATTTTCACAACGCAAGAAAGTGAGCGTTTAGTACGTTTACCTATGTTCTATAACATGACAGAAGAAGAACAGCAGACTGTTATTGGCCATATCCGCGACTTCTTTGCTTAA
- the wzxE gene encoding lipid III flippase WzxE: protein MSLAKASIWTAGSTLIKIGAGLLVVKLLAVSFGPTGVGLAGNFRQLITVLGVLSGAGIFNGVTKLIAQYQDDDIQRKKVLGTSSSMILLFSTLLAILFLLFSAPISQVLFGDGYHQYQDIVRAVAFIQMGIAYSNYFLAILKGYRDAAGNALSVIAGSIIGVVAYYLCYLFAGYHGALIGLALVPALILFPATFLVAKRKRFALSELKPHWDKAIAGHLGKFTIMAILTSITLPVAYIMMRNLLAEHYSWEDVGIWQGVTSISDAYLQFITASFSVYLLPTLSRLTQKSDITKEIVKSLKFVLPAVAVASFMVWLLRDFAIWLLFSDKFVAMRDLFAWQLVGDVLKVGAYVFGYLVIAKAALRFYILTEVSQFALLTLFSRWLIPEHGALGAAQAYMATYIIYFLLCSSVFVIYCRRK, encoded by the coding sequence ATGTCGTTAGCCAAAGCATCAATTTGGACAGCCGGATCAACCCTGATAAAAATCGGGGCTGGTCTGCTTGTCGTCAAGTTACTTGCAGTCTCTTTTGGGCCAACAGGGGTCGGGTTAGCAGGTAACTTTCGTCAATTAATCACCGTACTAGGTGTCTTATCTGGTGCGGGTATTTTTAATGGTGTGACAAAATTAATCGCACAATATCAAGATGATGATATTCAACGCAAAAAAGTGTTGGGTACTTCATCATCCATGATTTTGCTGTTTTCTACACTATTAGCTATTTTATTTCTTCTTTTTTCTGCTCCCATTAGCCAAGTGCTATTTGGTGATGGTTATCATCAATATCAGGATATTGTAAGAGCCGTTGCTTTTATTCAAATGGGGATAGCATATAGCAACTATTTTCTTGCCATCTTAAAAGGTTATCGTGATGCGGCAGGTAATGCCTTATCAGTGATTGCTGGTAGCATTATTGGTGTTGTTGCTTATTATTTGTGCTATTTATTTGCGGGTTATCACGGTGCATTAATTGGACTTGCATTAGTACCTGCACTTATTTTATTTCCTGCTACATTTTTAGTAGCAAAGCGTAAGCGCTTCGCTTTAAGCGAGCTTAAACCTCATTGGGATAAGGCGATAGCAGGTCATCTTGGTAAGTTTACCATTATGGCGATATTAACATCGATTACATTACCCGTTGCTTATATCATGATGCGTAACTTACTTGCTGAGCACTATAGCTGGGAAGACGTAGGGATTTGGCAAGGAGTGACCAGTATTTCAGATGCTTATTTGCAATTTATTACCGCATCTTTTTCTGTTTATTTATTGCCAACACTCTCTCGATTAACGCAAAAGAGTGATATTACCAAAGAGATCGTTAAATCACTGAAGTTTGTATTACCTGCAGTAGCCGTTGCGAGTTTTATGGTGTGGTTATTACGTGATTTTGCGATTTGGTTACTGTTTTCAGATAAATTTGTCGCTATGCGTGATTTATTTGCATGGCAGCTTGTTGGCGATGTTTTAAAAGTAGGCGCTTATGTCTTTGGTTATCTGGTCATCGCAAAAGCGGCATTACGTTTTTATATCCTTACAGAAGTAAGTCAGTTTGCCCTATTGACGCTATTTTCGCGTTGGCTTATTCCTGAGCATGGTGCATTAGGTGCCGCTCAAGCCTACATGGCAACGTATATTATTTACTTCCTTCTCTGTAGTTCTGTTTTCGTGATTTATTGCAGGCGCAAATGA
- a CDS encoding TDP-N-acetylfucosamine:lipid II N-acetylfucosaminyltransferase, producing the protein MTTLIYVLGSDIVHHNNTMLRFFNDHLVTEAGLTYKPRFIVASKNTSLQESYPALDIECLADKKQVAQRVVTLAKADTHQRFLFLGQFNAPIWLALLTGKIKRHQFWWHIWGADLYQDSKQLKFKLFYLLRKLAQKRVGRVFGTRGDLNYFAQFNVNIPANLLYFPTRMDPALTVTEKAPIDEKQITIIVGNSGDRSNRHIEALQAIAEQYGTRAKVIIPMGYPENNHVYINEVAQAASQLLPYNQVEILRDKLAFDDYLALLKTCDLGYFIFHRQQGIGTLCLLIQFAIPFVISRQNPFWQDLTEQSVPVFFSGDKLDVALIEEAKRQLLMLDRQNIAFFAPNFTDGWKELIEMSTGEPQ; encoded by the coding sequence ATGACAACTTTGATTTACGTACTAGGTTCAGACATTGTGCATCATAACAACACAATGTTACGGTTTTTTAACGACCACCTCGTGACTGAGGCGGGGTTAACGTATAAACCTCGTTTTATCGTTGCCAGTAAAAATACTTCACTGCAAGAAAGCTACCCAGCTTTAGATATTGAGTGTTTAGCTGATAAAAAGCAGGTTGCACAGAGAGTGGTCACATTGGCCAAAGCCGATACTCACCAACGATTCCTTTTTTTAGGTCAGTTTAATGCGCCTATTTGGCTGGCATTATTAACTGGCAAGATCAAACGTCATCAATTTTGGTGGCATATTTGGGGTGCTGATTTATATCAGGATTCTAAACAGTTAAAATTTAAACTCTTCTATCTTCTTCGTAAACTCGCTCAAAAACGTGTGGGTCGAGTATTTGGTACACGAGGGGATCTGAATTACTTCGCACAATTTAACGTTAATATTCCAGCCAATTTGCTCTATTTCCCAACAAGAATGGATCCTGCGCTTACGGTGACAGAAAAAGCGCCTATTGATGAAAAACAGATCACCATTATTGTGGGTAATTCAGGGGATAGATCGAATCGCCATATTGAAGCTTTACAGGCAATTGCCGAGCAATATGGAACGCGAGCAAAAGTGATTATTCCAATGGGATATCCTGAAAATAATCACGTTTATATTAATGAAGTAGCCCAAGCAGCTAGCCAATTGCTTCCCTATAATCAGGTTGAAATATTACGTGACAAATTGGCATTTGATGATTATCTCGCGTTATTGAAAACATGTGACTTAGGCTATTTTATTTTCCACCGTCAACAAGGTATTGGCACGCTTTGTCTGCTTATTCAATTTGCGATCCCTTTTGTTATTAGTCGTCAAAATCCATTTTGGCAGGACTTAACTGAGCAAAGTGTTCCTGTTTTTTTCTCAGGGGACAAATTAGATGTTGCGCTGATTGAAGAGGCTAAACGTCAATTGCTGATGCTTGATCGTCAAAATATTGCCTTCTTTGCGCCTAACTTCACGGATGGTTGGAAAGAGTTAATTGAGATGAGTACAGGAGAGCCGCAATGA
- the wzyE gene encoding ECA oligosaccharide polymerase, with protein sequence MTLAELGGLALVYFISLSFILLLTYQEFRRVRFNFNVFFSMLYLLTFYFGFPLTCMLVFQFDVAVVPVDSLLYALLASTSFYAIYYVTYKVRLRKAVDGPSRSLFTMNRVETNLTWILLALIAFVTVGIFFLQNGFLLFKLKTYSQIFSSQVSGVALKRFFYFFIPAMLVVYFLKPTQQRWIFFLCATVGFGILTYIIVGGTRANIIIAFALFLFIGIVRGWITLWMLVAAGVMSIVGMFWLALKRYGLDVSGAEAFYTFLYLTRDTFSPWENLALLLNNYDKIEFQGLAPIIRDFYVFIPSWVWPERPDVVLNSANYFTWEVLNYHAGLAISPTLIGSLVVMGGIAFIPLGAIVVGLIIKWFDWLYQQGLNESNRYKSAILQAFCFGAIFNMIVLAREGVDSFVSRVVFFCLIFGLCLVVAKLLYWLFESAGLVRNYVTRQIQSEPRCLEKKEK encoded by the coding sequence ATGACATTGGCGGAACTGGGTGGCTTAGCACTTGTTTATTTTATCTCTTTAAGTTTTATTTTATTGCTGACTTATCAAGAGTTTCGTCGAGTTCGCTTTAATTTTAATGTTTTTTTCTCAATGCTCTATCTGTTGACCTTTTATTTTGGTTTCCCGCTGACTTGTATGTTGGTATTCCAATTTGATGTCGCAGTTGTACCCGTTGATTCATTATTATACGCGCTATTAGCCTCTACCAGCTTCTATGCCATTTATTATGTAACCTATAAGGTAAGACTGAGAAAAGCGGTTGACGGCCCTTCTAGGTCTCTATTTACGATGAATAGAGTAGAAACCAACCTTACTTGGATTTTATTGGCATTAATTGCGTTTGTAACTGTGGGAATTTTCTTTCTACAAAATGGCTTTTTACTCTTTAAGCTTAAAACGTATAGCCAAATTTTTTCAAGCCAAGTGTCAGGTGTTGCGCTTAAGCGCTTTTTCTATTTCTTTATCCCAGCAATGCTGGTGGTTTATTTCTTAAAACCCACTCAACAACGATGGATTTTCTTCCTTTGTGCAACGGTGGGTTTTGGGATCTTAACCTATATTATCGTGGGTGGAACCCGCGCTAATATCATCATCGCTTTTGCGCTGTTTTTGTTTATCGGTATTGTCCGTGGCTGGATAACCTTATGGATGCTGGTTGCCGCAGGGGTTATGAGTATTGTTGGAATGTTCTGGTTGGCATTAAAACGCTATGGCCTTGATGTGAGTGGTGCAGAGGCATTCTATACTTTCTTATACCTCACTCGTGATACGTTCTCTCCTTGGGAAAATCTAGCTTTATTACTTAATAATTATGACAAGATTGAGTTTCAAGGACTTGCACCGATTATTCGTGATTTTTATGTCTTTATTCCTTCTTGGGTATGGCCAGAACGCCCAGATGTCGTGCTGAATTCAGCAAACTACTTTACATGGGAAGTGCTTAATTATCATGCGGGTCTTGCTATTTCGCCGACCTTAATAGGCTCTCTGGTTGTTATGGGGGGCATTGCCTTCATCCCATTGGGCGCGATTGTTGTAGGACTGATTATTAAGTGGTTTGATTGGCTATATCAGCAAGGGCTCAATGAAAGCAATCGTTATAAATCGGCTATTTTGCAAGCTTTTTGCTTTGGGGCTATTTTTAATATGATTGTTTTGGCACGAGAAGGTGTTGATTCTTTCGTTTCTCGCGTTGTGTTTTTCTGTTTAATTTTTGGTTTATGTTTGGTGGTTGCCAAACTGCTTTATTGGTTATTTGAAAGCGCGGGATTAGTGCGTAATTACGTGACTCGTCAAATACAAAGTGAACCTCGTTGTTTAGAGAAAAAGGAAAAGTAA